The genomic window AGGCGCCTCCCCCACCGCCCCCGAGACGGTCTCCGGCGCCGTCTCCGTGACCGTCTCCGTGAGCCGCAACCCGGCGCCGGGGCGCAGGAGCGCCATGGCGCCCAGCCCGAGCGAGAGCGCGACGAGTTCCGTCGTGAGGAAGAATCCGACGGTCTTGCCGGCGAGCCGCCCGAGCGTGCGCAGATCCGCCAGCGAGGTGAGACCCGCGAGGAGATTGAAGAAGACGAGGGGCGCGGCGACCAGAACGAGAAGCGTGATGAAGAGGTCGCCGAGCGGCTGGATCGCGGCGACGCGCTCGCCGAGGACGGCCCCCAGAACGACGCCGGCGAGCATCCCGATGAGGATCCGCCCGCCCGGCCCCACTTTCATCGGCGGGGCGGGGTTCCGAGTTCGAATTCGTCGCGGTCGAAGCGGCGGCCGCGCTTGAGTGTGAAGCGTATGGACTTGACGTTTTCGACGCCTGCCGTGGGATCCTCTTCCAGGAAGACGAGGTTGGCGTACTTCCCTTCCTCGACCGTCCCGATGTCCTCTGCGAGACCGAGCGCGAGCGCGCCGTTGCGCGTGGCGGCCCGAATGACGTCGGCCATGGGCATGCCGACGCGCTCGTGGAGGTAGGCCAACTCATCGTAGAGGGCGGGCCATTCGGAGCCCGCGGCCGGCGGCGCGTCGGTGCCCGCCGCGATCAGGACGCCGGCCTCGTGGGCGCGGCGGGTGAGGCCGACGCTTTCCTCGGCGCTGCATGCGGCCCGGACGCCTCGCCGGCGCGGATCGGGAGGCGGGGCGTCCGGCCCTTCCCCCGGGGCGTCGGGCCTCGCGGCAGCGGGCCTCCGGGCGGGAGGCGCGGCGGCGCTGTCCCGAGCCATCGTCATCTCCTGGCGAAAAAAGCCGACCTTGAGCGTCGCGTCCAGCACCGTGCCCTGGCGTTTCATCTCCTCGAGGACCGCATCGATGCGCGGATCGTCCAGGTCCACCTGGACCATGCCGGAGCGGCGTCCGGCCAGCGCCTCCTCGATCACTTCGTCGGGGATCGCGGCGCTCGCCAGACTGCACACGTGGGACATCGACGTGACCCCCGCCCTCGCGACATCCATCGGAAGGGCCGGGCCGACGTGGGTGTGGGACCAGACGGGGATCCCCTGGCGCCGGGCCTCCGCCGCGATCCGCGCCAGGAGGGGGCCTTCGATCGAGGCATAGGTCTTCAGTCCCGTCGCCCACGTGCCCCGGGCCAGCGCGATCGTTTCCACCAGATCCGTCTCGTCATCGACGATCTGCAGCCAGGGGACGCGGCCGGGCACTTCACCCATCGACGAAGACCGCGTGCGCGGATCGACGAAGAAGGACTCGCCCGCGACCAGCGCCGCGTAGTGGATGTCGGGCGACGGGATCTCGCCGACCAGCGCCGCCCGCTGGAGTTCCGCGAGCGCGCGCACGTCGCCTGCCATGTCCCGGGCCGTCGTCACGCCGCCGTAGATCAAGCGGTTGAGTTCGAACTCGGCCGCGGCCCGGTCCGCGCGCGTGGCGAGGTGCGTGTGGCTCTCGATCAGTCCGGGGATGACGTACAGCCCCCGCGCATCCTCGACCTCGGCCTCGGGCCAGGCGTCGAGGGACAGTTCATCCGTCGGCGCGAGCGCCGCGATCCGTCCATCGCGGACGACGATCGACATGTCCGGCATGAGCGGCGCCCCGGTGCCGTCCATCACCGAGACCCCTTCGTAGATGGTCGTCTCGGGCTCCGCGTTCGGATTCCGCGGCGGTTCCCCGCTCCGCGACTGGCCCGCGAGAGGCGCGGCCAGCGCGGCGAGCGCCGCCAACGCCGTCGTCGCGACCCCTCTCGACGCCATCATTCTCCCCATACGTCGCGCAGGACGCGCAGCGCGTTCAGCCCCAGGATCCGCTCGATGCGCTCCGACGAGTGTCCGCGCGCCCCGAGCATGCCGGCCAGCTTCCGGAACTGGTCCGGGCCCTGAAGATCCGGGATGAAGGGGACGACGCCGGGGCGCTCGCCCGCCGCGCTGATCCCCGCCCTGCGCCGGGCCTCGACCTCCCGGCGCGCCGCCTCGTACGCGGCATCGAGATCGTCCACGGCCGTCGTGCCGCCATCGGTGCCGATGCCGACGTGTTCCTCCCCGCACACCTGCACCGCGTGCTCGATGTGCCGCACCACGTCCTCCGCGACGGCCATGCCGTCGGCCGCGAGGAAGGGCATGAAGTAGATCCCGACGAACCCGCCGCCCTCGGCGACGAGCCGCAGTTCCCGGTCCGTCTTGTTGCGGGGAAGGTCCGTCACCGCGCGGCAGCCGGTGTGCGTGATCGCGATCGGCGCCGCGGAAGCGTCGATCCCGTCCAGGCAGGTCCGCTCGCCGCTGTGGCTGAGATCCACCAGCGTCCGGGTGGCGTTGAGTTCGGCGACCGCGTCCCGCCCGAAATCGGTGAGGCCGCCGTTCTCCGGCACCATCGATCCGTGCCCGAGCTGGTTCGCGCCGTTGTACGTGAGCTGGATGATCCTGACGCCGAGGCCGGCGAAGACGGCGACGCGCCCCGCGTCGTCCCCCATCATGGCCGCGTTCTGGAAGCCCTGGATG from Candidatus Palauibacter soopunensis includes these protein-coding regions:
- a CDS encoding amidohydrolase family protein, coding for MASRGVATTALAALAALAAPLAGQSRSGEPPRNPNAEPETTIYEGVSVMDGTGAPLMPDMSIVVRDGRIAALAPTDELSLDAWPEAEVEDARGLYVIPGLIESHTHLATRADRAAAEFELNRLIYGGVTTARDMAGDVRALAELQRAALVGEIPSPDIHYAALVAGESFFVDPRTRSSSMGEVPGRVPWLQIVDDETDLVETIALARGTWATGLKTYASIEGPLLARIAAEARRQGIPVWSHTHVGPALPMDVARAGVTSMSHVCSLASAAIPDEVIEEALAGRRSGMVQVDLDDPRIDAVLEEMKRQGTVLDATLKVGFFRQEMTMARDSAAAPPARRPAAARPDAPGEGPDAPPPDPRRRGVRAACSAEESVGLTRRAHEAGVLIAAGTDAPPAAGSEWPALYDELAYLHERVGMPMADVIRAATRNGALALGLAEDIGTVEEGKYANLVFLEEDPTAGVENVKSIRFTLKRGRRFDRDEFELGTPPRR
- a CDS encoding membrane dipeptidase; this translates as MIRGTVTMENRNPRSMGRRAFLGAAAGFALGATSVAGRVRVAPARRPQSDPFVINMLGGIRNPNRRGSRGPLGGDPADGPLTLDERALSDALDSGTAAVNTTIGYVAGPQEPFEYSVAEVARWNRIIRNHPEALLKVWSAADIERAARDRRVGIIQGFQNAAMMGDDAGRVAVFAGLGVRIIQLTYNGANQLGHGSMVPENGGLTDFGRDAVAELNATRTLVDLSHSGERTCLDGIDASAAPIAITHTGCRAVTDLPRNKTDRELRLVAEGGGFVGIYFMPFLAADGMAVAEDVVRHIEHAVQVCGEEHVGIGTDGGTTAVDDLDAAYEAARREVEARRRAGISAAGERPGVVPFIPDLQGPDQFRKLAGMLGARGHSSERIERILGLNALRVLRDVWGE